The following proteins are encoded in a genomic region of Channa argus isolate prfri chromosome 3, Channa argus male v1.0, whole genome shotgun sequence:
- the arpc1b gene encoding actin-related protein 2/3 complex subunit 1B — protein MAYYSFLLEPISCHAWNKDRTQIALCPNNHDVHIYKKDGTKWTKIHELKEHNGQVTGIDWAPESNRIVTCGADRNAYVWTLKEGTWKPTLVILRINRAARCVKWSPKENKFAVGSGSRLISICYFEQENDWWVCKHIKKPIRSTILSLDWHPNNVLLAAGSCDFKCRVFSAYIKEVEEKPGPTPWGSKMPFGEVLFESGGSGAANQSSGGGGGWVHGVCFSHSGNRLAWTSHDSTVSVAEGGKTSTVSSLSSETLPLLCITFITENSLVAAGHDCYPVLFVYDGAKGSLTFGGKLDVPKQAAQKGISARERFQNLDRRASETQSTDKDLNTLHKNSISQISLLEGGLKQCTKFCTTGMDGGMAIWDVKTLESAMKDLKIV, from the exons ATGGCTTACTATAGCTTCCTGCTGGAACCAATTAGCTGCCATGCCTGGAACAAAGATCGGACCC AGATTGCCCTCTGCCCCAACAACCATGATGTCCATATCTATAAAAAAGATGGGACCAAGTGGACTAAGATTCATGAGCTGAAGGAGCACAATGGGCAGGTGACAG GTATTGACTGGGCTCCAGAAAGTAACCGTATTGTTACTTGTGGAGCAGACCGTAATGCCTACGTGTGGACCCTTAAAGAGGGCACGTGGAAGCCGACGCTGGTCATCCTCAGGATCAATCGCGCTGCTCGTTGTGTGAAGTGGTCACCAAAAGAGAACAAGTTCGCCGTTGGCAGCGGCTCTCGCCTAATCTCCATCTGCTACTTTGAGCAGGAGAACGACTG GTGGGTGTGTAAGCACATCAAGAAGCCAATCCGCTCCACTATCCTCAGCCTGGACTGGCATCCCAATAATGTCCTGCTGGCTGCTGGATCCTGTGACTTCAAATGCAG AGTGTTTTCAGCCTATATTAAGGAGGTGGAAGAAAAGCCCGGCCCAACTCCTTGGGGCAGCAAGATGCCATTTGGGGAGGTGTTGTTTGAGTCTGGAGGGTCCGGAGCTGCAAATCAGTCTtcaggaggaggtggtggttgGGTGCATGGTGTGTGCTTCTCACATTCTGGCAACCGCTTGGCCTGGACCTCCCATgactccactgtgtctgttgcaGAGGGAGGCAAGACCAGCAC GGTGAGCAGTTTGAGCTCTGAGACACTTCCTCTGCTGTGTATCACCTTCATTACTGAGAACAGCTTAGTAGCAGCT GGCCATGACTGTTACCCGGTGCTGTTTGTGTATGACGGTGCCAAAGGCAGCTTGACATTTGGTGGCAAGCTGGATGTTCCTAAGCAGGCAGCCCAAAAGGGCATCAGTGCCAGGGAACGTTTCCAGAACCTGGACCGTCGGGCCTCCGAGACCCAGAGCACCGACAAGGACCTGAATACCCTGCACAAGAACAGCATCAG CCAAATCTCACTGCTGGAGGGAGGATTAAAGCAGTGCACTAAGTTCTGCACCACCGGCATGGACGGAGGAATGGCTATCTGGGATGtcaag aCCCTGGAATCTGCAATGAAAGATCTGAAGATAGTCTGA